In Pseudomonas nunensis, a single window of DNA contains:
- a CDS encoding MalY/PatB family protein — MTFDFDQVFDRHATGSTKWSRYPADVLPMWVADMDFAAPPVIIQALQKRLEHPLLGYSVAPDTLRDAIVADLWNKYAWRVQPQEIVFLPGVESGFNMALNALVEPQQNVVVQTPNYPPLRHAPGHWGLNKVELEFDTQADGSYATPLEALRESLSGGGALLLSNPHNPLGKVFPREELQAVADICLQQDAWIISDEIHAELCYDGRVHIPTASLSPEVAKRTITLMSASKAYNIAGLKTSFMIIQDPALLSRVNHARCGLVDSVNPLGLEATRVAYTEGGPWLAELMTYLHGNRDYLVDAVRTRLPGVTINVPQGTYLAWLDCSALGLDDPQRFFLEQAKVGLSAGLDFGDHSKQFVRLNFGCPRALLEEGIARIERSLLNK; from the coding sequence ATGACCTTCGATTTCGATCAGGTGTTCGACCGCCACGCAACCGGCAGTACCAAATGGAGCCGTTACCCGGCCGACGTGTTGCCGATGTGGGTCGCGGACATGGATTTCGCCGCGCCGCCGGTGATTATCCAGGCCCTGCAAAAACGCCTGGAACACCCGTTGCTCGGCTACAGCGTGGCCCCGGACACCCTGCGTGACGCCATCGTCGCCGACCTCTGGAACAAGTACGCATGGCGCGTCCAGCCGCAAGAAATCGTGTTTCTGCCGGGTGTGGAATCGGGTTTCAACATGGCGCTGAATGCGTTGGTCGAGCCACAACAGAACGTCGTGGTGCAGACGCCCAACTATCCGCCTCTGCGGCATGCGCCGGGACATTGGGGCCTGAACAAGGTTGAGCTGGAATTTGACACCCAGGCCGACGGTTCCTACGCCACGCCGCTGGAAGCATTGCGCGAATCCCTGAGCGGTGGCGGCGCGCTGTTGCTGAGCAATCCGCACAACCCGCTGGGCAAAGTGTTCCCGCGCGAAGAACTGCAAGCCGTGGCGGATATCTGCCTGCAACAGGACGCCTGGATCATCTCCGACGAGATCCACGCCGAGCTGTGTTACGACGGGCGCGTACACATTCCTACCGCCTCGCTGAGCCCGGAGGTCGCCAAACGCACCATCACGCTGATGTCGGCGAGCAAGGCGTACAACATCGCCGGTTTGAAGACCTCGTTCATGATCATTCAGGACCCGGCGCTGCTGTCGCGGGTCAACCATGCCCGTTGCGGTCTGGTGGACAGCGTCAACCCGCTGGGCCTGGAAGCTACGCGTGTGGCCTACACCGAGGGTGGACCGTGGCTCGCCGAGCTGATGACTTATCTGCACGGCAACCGTGACTATCTGGTGGACGCGGTGCGCACGCGCTTGCCGGGCGTGACCATCAACGTGCCACAAGGCACTTACCTGGCGTGGCTCGATTGCTCGGCGCTGGGGTTGGACGATCCGCAGCGGTTCTTCCTTGAACAGGCCAAGGTCGGTTTGAGCGCTGGCCTGGATTTCGGTGATCACAGCAAACAGTTCGTGCGCCTGAACTTCGGCTGCCCTCGGGCATTGCTGGAAGAAGGGATTGCGCGTATCGAGCGCAGTTTGCTCAACAAGTGA
- a CDS encoding SDR family oxidoreductase, with protein MTDYPKPPFAKQAQPVPGSQKKMDPYPDCGEQSYKGSGRLEGKIALITGGDSGIGRAVAIAFAREGADVAIAYLNEHEDAEETARWVEQAGRQCLLLPGDLAQKAQCYDIVSKTVERFGHIDVLVNNAAFQMTHQNFEDIPDEEWVMTFDVNITAIFRICQAALKHMKSGGSIINTSSVNSDMPKPTLLPYATTKGAIANFTGGLAQMLGPKGIRVNSVAPGPIWTPLIVSTMTDEEVQNFGGETPLGRPGQPVEVAPIYVLLASDEASYITGQRYGVTGGKPIL; from the coding sequence ATGACTGACTATCCAAAACCGCCCTTCGCGAAACAGGCCCAACCCGTACCCGGCTCGCAAAAGAAAATGGACCCGTATCCCGACTGCGGCGAGCAGAGCTACAAGGGTTCCGGCCGGCTGGAAGGCAAGATCGCCCTGATCACCGGCGGCGACAGCGGTATCGGGCGCGCCGTGGCGATTGCGTTCGCCCGGGAAGGCGCCGACGTGGCCATCGCCTATCTGAATGAACACGAAGACGCCGAAGAAACCGCGCGCTGGGTCGAACAGGCCGGGCGTCAATGCCTGCTGCTGCCCGGCGATCTGGCGCAAAAAGCCCAGTGCTACGACATTGTCAGCAAGACCGTCGAGCGCTTTGGCCACATCGACGTGCTGGTCAATAACGCAGCGTTCCAGATGACCCACCAGAATTTTGAAGACATCCCCGATGAAGAATGGGTGATGACCTTCGACGTCAACATCACCGCTATCTTCAGGATTTGCCAGGCAGCGCTGAAACACATGAAGTCCGGTGGCTCGATCATCAACACCAGTTCGGTCAACTCCGACATGCCCAAACCAACCCTCCTGCCCTACGCCACCACCAAGGGCGCCATCGCCAACTTCACTGGCGGCCTGGCGCAGATGCTCGGGCCGAAAGGCATCCGCGTAAACAGCGTGGCGCCCGGCCCGATCTGGACGCCGCTGATCGTCTCGACCATGACCGATGAGGAAGTGCAGAACTTTGGCGGCGAAACACCACTCGGGCGGCCGGGACAACCGGTGGAAGTCGCGCCGATTTATGTGCTGCTGGCCTCGGACGAAGCCAGCTACATCACCGGCCAGCGCTACGGCGTGACCGGCGGCAAACCGATCCTTTAA
- a CDS encoding cation:proton antiporter — protein MSFTLWVAVLGAVLLTLALTSSFLRWMPVTTSAVCLALGVGIGPAGMDLLKLDIKDASNWMEHLTEVAVLFSLFVCGLKLRLPLRDRRWRVAFGLAGPVMLLSIAGVSLLLHYGLDLAWGPSMLIGAILAPTDPVLAALVQVNDAKDYDPVRFGLSGEAGLNDGVAFPFVILGLLFLQQSGSSSAWLDDWALKSLLWAVPAGLLTGYWMGHGIGRVTLSMRIRNADSTFSPNDYLTLALIALAYVAAESIHGYGFLSVFAAGLGLRQAEVKSTGDTQTPAEHLVQPVVGHQNVEPEAAVHGDVANLEDTQVAAGIMMGDMLAFGSLVERAMEVFLVTLLGVVLVTHWDWRALVIAAVLFCVIRPLSVWLIPWGGLLDRRQRSLIGWFGIRGIGSFYYLFYALNHDLPASVATLCTDLTLSVVALSILIHGISTQPMLAWYERKNHPEN, from the coding sequence ATGAGCTTCACTTTATGGGTGGCTGTATTGGGTGCGGTGCTGTTGACGCTCGCACTGACCTCGTCGTTTCTGCGCTGGATGCCGGTGACCACTTCGGCCGTCTGTCTGGCGCTGGGAGTGGGCATCGGTCCGGCGGGCATGGATTTGCTTAAGCTGGACATTAAGGACGCGTCTAACTGGATGGAGCACCTGACGGAAGTCGCGGTGCTCTTCTCGCTGTTTGTCTGCGGCTTGAAGTTGCGTCTGCCGCTGAGGGATCGCAGGTGGCGAGTCGCGTTCGGGCTCGCCGGGCCGGTGATGCTGCTGAGTATTGCTGGTGTGAGCCTGTTGCTGCACTACGGCCTGGATCTGGCGTGGGGGCCGTCGATGTTGATCGGCGCGATCCTCGCACCTACCGACCCGGTGCTGGCAGCCTTGGTGCAGGTCAATGACGCCAAGGACTACGACCCGGTGCGCTTCGGGCTCTCGGGTGAAGCGGGTCTGAACGACGGTGTCGCATTTCCTTTCGTGATCCTCGGTTTGTTATTTTTGCAGCAGAGCGGCAGTTCCAGCGCCTGGCTCGATGACTGGGCCTTGAAAAGCCTGTTGTGGGCGGTGCCTGCCGGGTTGCTGACCGGTTATTGGATGGGCCACGGCATCGGTCGCGTGACGTTGTCGATGCGTATCCGCAATGCGGACAGCACCTTCTCCCCCAATGATTACCTGACCCTGGCACTGATCGCCCTGGCCTATGTGGCGGCCGAATCGATCCACGGCTACGGCTTCCTGTCGGTGTTCGCCGCGGGTTTGGGCCTGCGCCAGGCCGAGGTCAAATCCACCGGCGACACCCAGACCCCGGCCGAGCATTTGGTGCAACCCGTGGTCGGCCATCAGAACGTCGAGCCCGAGGCGGCGGTGCATGGTGACGTCGCCAATCTGGAAGACACCCAGGTCGCGGCTGGCATCATGATGGGCGACATGCTCGCCTTCGGCAGCCTGGTGGAACGGGCCATGGAAGTGTTTTTGGTGACGCTGCTCGGGGTAGTGCTGGTGACGCATTGGGACTGGCGCGCACTCGTGATTGCGGCGGTGTTGTTCTGCGTGATTCGACCCTTGAGCGTGTGGCTTATTCCCTGGGGAGGCTTGCTCGACCGGCGGCAACGTTCATTGATCGGCTGGTTCGGGATTCGCGGCATCGGTAGTTTTTATTACCTGTTCTACGCGCTGAACCATGACCTCCCCGCGTCTGTGGCGACCCTGTGTACTGACCTGACGCTGTCAGTGGTGGCGTTGAGCATCCTGATTCACGGCATCAGCACCCAGCCAATGCTGGCGTGGTATGAGCGCAAGAATCATCCAGAAAACTGA
- a CDS encoding hemerythrin domain-containing protein, with amino-acid sequence MNAIDLLKADHERVKGILGQLSESTERAVKKRTELIAKLEMEITIHTRLEEEVLYPAYKKAGGKEQEVMYYEAKEEHRTVDSLVLPDLKTTDPSTPEFSGRVKVVKELLEHHIEEEETEMFPQAKKLLGKATLEELGQQMEMLKVQYKKEMTAANLAA; translated from the coding sequence ATGAACGCCATTGACCTGTTGAAAGCCGACCACGAACGCGTAAAAGGCATCCTTGGCCAGTTGAGTGAGTCCACGGAGCGCGCAGTCAAAAAACGCACGGAGTTGATCGCCAAGCTGGAAATGGAGATCACCATCCACACGCGTCTGGAAGAAGAAGTGCTCTACCCCGCCTACAAGAAGGCCGGTGGTAAAGAGCAGGAAGTCATGTACTACGAAGCCAAGGAAGAACACCGGACCGTGGATTCCCTGGTGTTGCCAGACCTGAAAACCACCGATCCTTCGACGCCCGAGTTCTCGGGCCGGGTGAAAGTGGTCAAGGAACTGCTGGAACACCACATCGAGGAAGAAGAAACCGAGATGTTCCCACAAGCCAAAAAGCTGCTGGGCAAAGCCACATTGGAAGAACTGGGGCAGCAGATGGAAATGCTCAAGGTTCAATACAAGAAGGAAATGACGGCGGCTAATCTGGCGGCGTGA
- a CDS encoding hybrid sensor histidine kinase/response regulator: MSGDRTKTKAIEDSRFRQLIDSVVDYAIYMIDPDGIITSWNAGARRFKGYEEAEILGQHFSRFYTEADRLAGLPQRALETARTEGRFEGEGWRVRKDGTLFWSHVVIDPIIDPSGTLVGFAKITRDLTDRKMAEETLKQSEQQFRLLVQSVTDYAIYMLSPDGYLTNWNLGAQRIKGYRPEEVIGKHFSMFYTPADRDAGEPQRALATATREGRFENKAWRLRKDGTQFFAHVVVDPIWGETGTLLGFAKITRDITEVTQAQQALEQTREALFQAQKMQAIGQLSGGIAHDFNNLLTVILGNLEIVRKRVSDDPKILRLLDNATQGALRGVSLTQRMLAFARRQELKTESVEIPALIQGITGLLRSSLGPAVNLETCFAPDLEPAAADLNQLELAVLNLATNARDAMPDGGKIVISARNEQVSDPARSSLPVGRYVCLSVADTGEGMDQTTLASATDPFFTTKGVGKGTGLGLSMVHGFIAQLGGRFILKSQKGAGTTAELWLPVATPGAVRAPVIETPAMSTIPGLSVLVVDDDSLVLTSTSLLLEDLGHRVISAASGAQALQAFDSGQNIDLVITDMAMPQMNGAQLAQAIRAQKPDLPIILATGYADRLEGFVTELPRLSKPFTQLHLVEIIAQAMK; the protein is encoded by the coding sequence ATGAGCGGTGATCGGACAAAAACCAAGGCTATCGAGGACAGCCGATTTCGTCAGCTGATCGATTCCGTGGTGGATTATGCGATCTACATGATCGATCCCGATGGCATCATTACCAGCTGGAATGCCGGTGCCCGGCGTTTCAAGGGCTATGAAGAGGCGGAGATTCTCGGCCAGCATTTTTCGCGCTTCTATACCGAGGCCGATCGTCTGGCCGGTCTGCCCCAGCGCGCGCTGGAGACGGCGAGGACGGAAGGGCGTTTCGAGGGTGAAGGCTGGCGGGTGCGCAAGGACGGCACGCTGTTCTGGTCGCATGTGGTGATCGATCCGATTATCGACCCGTCGGGCACGCTAGTGGGTTTCGCCAAGATCACCCGAGACCTGACCGACCGCAAAATGGCCGAAGAAACCCTCAAGCAAAGCGAGCAACAGTTTCGTTTGCTGGTTCAGAGCGTCACCGACTACGCGATCTACATGCTTTCCCCGGATGGATACCTGACCAACTGGAACCTTGGCGCCCAGCGCATCAAGGGTTACCGGCCGGAAGAAGTCATCGGCAAGCATTTTTCGATGTTCTACACCCCCGCAGACCGAGACGCCGGCGAGCCGCAACGAGCGCTGGCGACAGCTACGCGGGAAGGTCGCTTCGAAAACAAGGCCTGGCGCCTGCGCAAGGACGGGACACAGTTCTTCGCCCATGTCGTGGTGGACCCGATTTGGGGCGAGACGGGGACGTTGCTCGGTTTCGCCAAGATCACCCGCGATATCACCGAAGTGACGCAAGCCCAGCAGGCCCTTGAGCAAACCCGCGAAGCGCTGTTCCAGGCGCAAAAGATGCAGGCCATTGGCCAACTCAGTGGCGGGATTGCCCACGACTTCAACAACCTGCTGACGGTGATCCTCGGTAATCTGGAAATCGTGCGTAAACGCGTGTCGGACGATCCGAAAATCTTGCGCTTGCTGGATAACGCCACGCAGGGAGCCTTGCGTGGCGTGTCTCTGACCCAGCGCATGCTGGCCTTCGCCCGGCGCCAGGAACTCAAGACCGAATCGGTCGAAATCCCGGCGCTGATTCAAGGGATCACCGGCCTGCTACGCAGCTCCCTGGGGCCGGCAGTGAATCTCGAAACCTGCTTCGCGCCCGACCTTGAACCTGCTGCGGCCGACCTCAATCAACTTGAACTGGCGGTGCTGAATCTGGCGACCAACGCCCGTGATGCCATGCCCGACGGCGGCAAAATTGTCATCAGTGCCCGCAACGAACAGGTCAGCGATCCGGCCCGGTCATCCTTACCGGTCGGTCGGTATGTGTGCCTGAGTGTCGCCGATACCGGGGAGGGCATGGATCAGACTACGCTGGCGTCGGCGACGGATCCTTTTTTCACCACCAAAGGCGTGGGCAAAGGCACCGGGCTGGGATTGTCGATGGTTCACGGCTTTATCGCGCAGTTGGGCGGAAGGTTCATTCTCAAGAGCCAGAAGGGCGCTGGAACGACCGCCGAACTCTGGTTGCCCGTCGCAACCCCCGGCGCAGTGCGAGCACCTGTTATCGAGACGCCGGCCATGTCGACCATACCGGGGCTCAGTGTGCTGGTCGTGGATGACGACAGCCTGGTACTGACCAGCACCAGTTTGCTGCTTGAGGATCTCGGGCATCGGGTGATCAGTGCGGCATCCGGTGCGCAGGCGCTGCAAGCGTTCGACAGCGGCCAAAACATTGATCTGGTCATCACCGACATGGCCATGCCGCAAATGAATGGCGCGCAGCTGGCACAGGCCATTCGGGCACAGAAACCGGACCTGCCGATTATCCTGGCCACCGGTTACGCCGACCGCCTGGAAGGCTTCGTGACTGAACTACCGCGCTTGTCCAAACCGTTTACCCAACTGCATTTGGTCGAGATCATTGCGCAGGCGATGAAATGA
- a CDS encoding type 1 glutamine amidotransferase domain-containing protein encodes MILILLPTRDYDPTESSVPWQAMRQAGIEVRFATPEGLPAYADPRLVDTGFGLLNPLLMTRKSDLISYARMIEDETFLQPLAYADVDPAQFSGLLIPGGHAQGMRSLLESGQARRIARHFFKIAKPVAAICHGVLLLARTLDPDTGRPVIDGYKVTALVASTMELPAWILTALWLGRYYRTYRQTVEAEVRAALGKPADFQRGPWVSKRDSADKPQHGFVVRDRQLLTARWPGDCHRFASEWLRMLSEQTTSSVAIA; translated from the coding sequence ATGATTCTGATTCTGTTGCCGACCCGCGATTACGATCCGACTGAAAGCAGTGTGCCTTGGCAGGCCATGCGCCAGGCCGGGATCGAGGTGCGTTTCGCAACGCCCGAAGGCTTGCCCGCCTACGCTGATCCACGACTGGTGGACACCGGTTTCGGCCTGTTGAACCCGCTCCTGATGACGCGTAAATCCGACCTCATCAGCTACGCCCGAATGATCGAAGACGAGACGTTCCTCCAGCCATTGGCCTACGCCGATGTCGACCCTGCGCAATTCAGCGGGCTGCTGATTCCCGGCGGTCACGCCCAAGGCATGCGCAGCCTGTTGGAATCCGGGCAGGCCCGGCGTATTGCCCGGCACTTTTTCAAGATCGCCAAACCTGTCGCCGCGATTTGCCATGGCGTACTGCTGCTGGCCCGTACCCTTGACCCTGACACCGGGCGCCCGGTCATCGATGGGTACAAAGTCACGGCGCTGGTGGCCAGCACGATGGAGCTGCCGGCCTGGATCCTTACCGCGTTGTGGCTGGGACGCTACTACCGGACTTACCGGCAGACCGTCGAAGCCGAAGTGCGGGCCGCCCTGGGCAAACCTGCGGATTTCCAGCGTGGTCCGTGGGTGTCCAAACGTGATTCGGCGGACAAGCCACAACACGGTTTTGTGGTCCGCGACCGGCAGTTGCTCACCGCTCGCTGGCCAGGCGACTGTCATCGCTTTGCCTCTGAATGGCTGCGGATGCTGAGCGAACAGACCACCAGCTCGGTAGCAATTGCTTGA
- a CDS encoding ATP-dependent DNA helicase: MSYSIAVRALCEFTAKVGDLDLRFTPSPTALEGIVGHRTVASRRNDSYQSEVALEGLYQSLKVRGRADGYDPTQNCLEEVKTYRGDLSKQPANHRQLHWAQAKVYGWLMCQKLQLAEINLALVYFDIVSEKETCLVEAFSAAELEAFFEHHCQMFLHWAEQEMAHRDARNQAAQALKFPHAGFRPGQRHLAESVFKAVSTGRCLMAQAPTGIGKTVGTLFPMLKALAPQQLDKVFFLTAKTPGRKLALDAAQVILDSADAPPLRVLEMIARDKACEHPDKACHGESCPLAQGFYDRLPAARQAASQLSLLNQSALRDVALAHNVCPYYLSQEMARWADVVVADYNYYFDFSALLFGLAQANNWRVAVLVDEAHNLVERGRQMYSASLDQATLNAVRKTAPEPLKKSLQRVNREWNALHDLQLSPYQAYDKAPEKLLQALSSCSASIGDYLNDHPQGLDSALQNFYFEMLQFGRVAELFDEQFLFDISKRDLERKRNLSQLCLRNVVPAGFIRPRLTAARSTVLFSATLSPRHYYADLLGTPANTVWIDVESPFHADQLQVSIVSQISTRFVHRQASLEPIVELIARQFTERPGNYLAFFSSFDYLQQVAQLLAERHPHITLWSQSRGMAERQRQDFLDQFTAHSQGVGFAVLGGAFGEGIDLPGARLIGAFIATLGLAQLNPVNEQMKHRMAAIFGAGYDYTYLYPGVQKVVQAAGRVIRTQQDQGVVMLIDDRFGDSKVKQLLPSWWSVRSASAAIQRQSDDSRLASER, translated from the coding sequence TTGAGCTACAGCATCGCGGTGCGGGCGTTGTGTGAATTCACCGCCAAGGTCGGCGACCTGGACCTGCGCTTTACCCCGTCACCCACCGCACTGGAAGGCATCGTCGGCCATCGCACCGTTGCCTCGCGCCGCAACGACAGCTACCAGAGCGAAGTGGCACTGGAAGGCTTGTATCAATCATTGAAAGTCAGGGGCAGGGCGGACGGCTACGACCCGACGCAAAACTGCCTGGAAGAAGTCAAAACCTATCGCGGCGACCTGAGCAAACAACCGGCCAACCACCGCCAGTTGCACTGGGCCCAGGCCAAAGTCTACGGCTGGCTGATGTGCCAGAAGCTGCAACTGGCCGAGATCAACCTCGCGCTGGTGTATTTCGACATCGTCAGCGAAAAGGAAACCTGTCTGGTCGAGGCGTTCAGCGCCGCTGAACTGGAGGCGTTCTTCGAACATCATTGCCAGATGTTCCTGCATTGGGCCGAGCAGGAAATGGCTCACCGCGACGCCCGCAATCAGGCGGCTCAAGCATTGAAGTTTCCGCATGCCGGGTTTCGTCCGGGGCAACGACACCTGGCCGAATCCGTGTTCAAAGCGGTCAGCACCGGTCGTTGCCTGATGGCGCAAGCGCCGACGGGGATCGGCAAGACCGTCGGCACGTTGTTCCCGATGCTCAAGGCGCTGGCGCCGCAGCAACTGGACAAGGTGTTCTTCCTCACGGCAAAAACCCCGGGACGCAAACTGGCGCTGGACGCGGCGCAGGTGATCCTCGACAGCGCCGATGCGCCGCCGTTGCGGGTTCTGGAAATGATCGCCCGGGACAAGGCTTGCGAACATCCGGACAAGGCTTGCCACGGCGAATCCTGCCCGTTGGCCCAAGGCTTCTACGACCGCTTACCCGCCGCGCGCCAGGCCGCCAGCCAATTGAGCCTGTTGAACCAGAGCGCGTTGCGTGACGTCGCCCTGGCACACAACGTTTGCCCGTATTACCTGAGCCAGGAAATGGCGCGCTGGGCGGACGTGGTGGTCGCGGACTACAACTATTACTTCGACTTCAGCGCCTTGTTGTTTGGTCTGGCCCAGGCCAACAACTGGCGGGTCGCGGTGTTGGTAGACGAAGCCCACAATCTGGTGGAGCGCGGCCGGCAGATGTATAGCGCCAGCCTCGATCAGGCGACCCTCAACGCCGTGCGCAAAACCGCGCCCGAGCCGCTGAAGAAATCCTTGCAGCGGGTCAATCGTGAGTGGAACGCGTTGCATGACCTGCAACTCAGCCCCTATCAAGCCTATGACAAGGCCCCGGAAAAACTGCTCCAGGCCTTGTCATCGTGCAGCGCGAGCATTGGCGACTACCTCAACGATCACCCGCAAGGGCTGGACAGCGCCTTACAGAATTTCTACTTCGAGATGTTGCAGTTTGGCCGGGTGGCCGAGCTGTTCGATGAGCAATTCCTGTTCGACATCAGCAAGCGCGACCTCGAGCGCAAACGCAACTTGTCGCAGTTGTGCCTGCGCAACGTGGTGCCCGCCGGGTTCATCCGCCCACGCCTGACGGCGGCGCGCAGTACCGTGCTGTTTTCCGCGACCTTGAGCCCCCGGCATTACTACGCCGATCTGTTGGGCACCCCGGCGAATACGGTGTGGATCGATGTGGAATCGCCGTTTCACGCGGATCAGTTGCAGGTCAGCATTGTCAGCCAGATCTCGACCCGGTTCGTGCACCGCCAAGCGTCCCTTGAGCCGATTGTCGAGCTGATTGCCCGGCAGTTCACAGAGCGTCCCGGCAACTACCTGGCCTTTTTCAGCAGCTTCGACTATTTGCAGCAAGTCGCGCAGTTGCTGGCCGAGCGGCATCCGCACATCACGTTGTGGTCGCAATCGCGGGGCATGGCCGAACGGCAGCGCCAGGACTTTCTCGACCAATTCACCGCCCACAGTCAGGGCGTTGGCTTCGCCGTGCTGGGCGGAGCATTCGGCGAAGGCATCGACTTGCCCGGCGCGCGGCTGATCGGCGCCTTCATTGCGACCCTGGGGCTGGCACAACTGAACCCGGTCAACGAGCAAATGAAACACCGCATGGCGGCTATCTTCGGCGCCGGTTATGACTACACCTACCTGTATCCCGGCGTGCAGAAAGTGGTGCAGGCCGCCGGGCGGGTGATCCGCACTCAGCAGGATCAAGGCGTGGTGATGCTAATCGATGACCGGTTTGGCGACAGCAAGGTCAAGCAATTGCTACCGAGCTGGTGGTCTGTTCGCTCAGCATCCGCAGCCATTCAGAGGCAAAGCGATGACAGTCGCCTGGCCAGCGAGCGGTGA
- a CDS encoding VRR-NUC domain-containing protein translates to MALFPVTANPLDDPFYYLNNFMQVLDWLEHRYADVLSPQEQHFMAEFNRLPRESRALLVRMVMRKGLHFRAGKLHYVEIGDIANAAAPLLELGWIDEQSPLFIEDVFDVLLKAEILQCLGHAIDQPKGKKTDWLQLLSEQFPESRSFQQWCPTLDDRLFSLTIMGLCDRLRLMFFGNLYQDWSEFVLADLGIYTYEKVEFCAESRGLRSREDVDACVFLHECQQRFEAGEAVAEVVEQINALVLNNPWLQRRRGKLLFQIGQYCERIADFANALGIYRECAYPGARLRLIRVLERCGEYALALDLASFAEQSPESATEQQKLLRVLPRLRRKLGGPPMKRAAPRAMERLDLQLPRTDLALSVEYYVQAHLAEDAAPVHYVENSLINSLFGLLCWPAIFAPLPGAFFHPFQRGPVDLHNEDFHQRRAELFQACLAELNDGRYRQTIRERYLAKWGVQSPFVFWGALSEELLDQALDCLPAEHLKHWFNRLLLDIKANRAGMPDLIQFWPQDKTYRMIEVKGPGDRLQDNQLRWLEFCHEHQMPIAVCYVQWAEQSA, encoded by the coding sequence ATGGCCCTTTTTCCTGTGACTGCAAATCCGCTCGACGATCCGTTCTATTACTTGAACAACTTCATGCAAGTGCTTGATTGGCTTGAGCATCGCTATGCCGATGTGTTGAGCCCGCAAGAGCAGCATTTCATGGCGGAGTTCAACCGGTTGCCGCGTGAATCCCGGGCATTGCTGGTGCGGATGGTGATGCGCAAGGGCCTGCATTTTCGGGCCGGCAAGTTGCATTACGTCGAGATCGGCGATATCGCCAACGCTGCCGCTCCGCTGTTGGAACTGGGCTGGATCGATGAGCAATCGCCACTGTTTATAGAGGACGTGTTCGACGTATTGCTCAAGGCCGAGATTCTGCAATGCCTGGGCCATGCCATCGACCAGCCCAAGGGCAAAAAGACCGATTGGCTGCAGCTGTTGAGCGAGCAGTTTCCCGAGTCCCGCAGCTTCCAGCAGTGGTGCCCGACACTGGATGACCGCTTGTTCAGCCTGACCATCATGGGTTTGTGCGACCGGTTGCGGCTGATGTTCTTCGGCAATCTTTACCAGGACTGGTCGGAGTTCGTGTTGGCTGACCTCGGCATCTACACCTATGAAAAAGTCGAGTTCTGCGCCGAATCCCGAGGCTTGCGCAGCCGTGAAGACGTGGACGCCTGCGTGTTCCTGCACGAGTGTCAGCAGCGGTTCGAGGCCGGTGAAGCGGTGGCGGAGGTTGTCGAGCAGATCAACGCATTGGTGCTGAACAATCCCTGGTTGCAACGGCGTCGGGGCAAGTTGTTGTTCCAGATCGGTCAGTACTGCGAACGTATCGCCGATTTCGCCAATGCCCTGGGCATCTACCGTGAATGCGCCTATCCCGGCGCGCGATTGCGGCTGATCCGGGTGCTGGAACGTTGCGGTGAATACGCGTTGGCGCTGGATCTGGCGTCTTTCGCCGAGCAGTCACCAGAAAGCGCCACCGAACAGCAGAAGTTGTTGCGAGTGCTGCCAAGGCTGCGGCGCAAACTGGGCGGGCCGCCAATGAAGCGCGCAGCCCCTCGGGCCATGGAACGCCTGGACTTGCAACTGCCCCGCACCGATCTGGCGCTGTCGGTGGAGTATTACGTGCAGGCGCACCTGGCTGAAGATGCGGCGCCGGTGCACTACGTCGAGAACAGCCTGATCAATTCGCTGTTCGGCTTGCTCTGCTGGCCGGCGATTTTCGCGCCGTTGCCGGGGGCGTTTTTCCACCCGTTCCAGCGCGGGCCGGTGGATTTACATAATGAAGACTTCCACCAGCGACGCGCCGAGTTGTTCCAGGCCTGCCTCGCCGAACTGAATGACGGGCGCTATCGCCAGACCATCCGCGAGCGTTACCTGGCCAAGTGGGGCGTGCAGTCGCCGTTCGTGTTCTGGGGCGCGTTGAGCGAAGAACTGCTCGATCAGGCGCTGGACTGCCTGCCGGCCGAACACCTCAAACACTGGTTCAATCGCCTGTTGCTCGACATCAAGGCCAATCGAGCCGGCATGCCGGACCTGATCCAGTTCTGGCCGCAGGACAAGACCTACCGCATGATCGAAGTCAAAGGCCCCGGCGACCGCCTGCAAGACAATCAACTGCGCTGGCTGGAGTTCTGCCACGAACACCAGATGCCGATTGCTGTCTGCTATGTGCAATGGGCGGAGCAGAGCGCTTGA
- a CDS encoding YgdI/YgdR family lipoprotein: protein MNIKTLGLPLAVAAFLALAGCSTPTVVTLQNGTQYLTKDMPKTKTKDGFYEFEDISGAKVKVNANDVATVRKED from the coding sequence ATGAATATCAAGACCCTGGGCCTGCCCCTGGCCGTTGCAGCCTTTCTGGCCTTGGCCGGTTGCTCCACGCCAACCGTGGTGACCCTGCAGAACGGCACCCAGTATTTGACCAAGGACATGCCGAAAACCAAGACCAAGGACGGGTTCTATGAATTCGAAGATATCTCCGGGGCGAAAGTGAAGGTCAATGCCAATGATGTGGCGACGGTTCGTAAAGAGGACTGA